The Sorangiineae bacterium MSr11367 genome window below encodes:
- a CDS encoding serine/threonine protein kinase produces MRIGKYELGERIAVGGMAEVYLARLPLGGNRMVALKVLRESLSDDPTYVTMFIDEANLLAKLAHPNMVQVYESGEHAGRYFLAMELLIGDSLQRVWDAFQDHGMRIPYAVSAWTAARVAEGLHHAHELRDEAGKLENVVHRDVNPSNIQVTFDGRIKVLDFGLARSESRASKTAAGVVKGKLAYLSPEQIDGHPPDRRADIFALATTLWEITVDRRLFKRENDLDTVRAIAKCDVPDPRTLVEGYPEALWKIVARALARDPAKRHATAAEFAAELDAVVPKLGEEPVTSATISKLMGQMCSWAK; encoded by the coding sequence GTGCGCATCGGCAAATACGAGCTGGGTGAGCGCATCGCCGTGGGCGGCATGGCGGAGGTGTACCTTGCGCGGCTTCCACTCGGCGGCAACCGCATGGTGGCGCTCAAGGTGCTGCGCGAGAGCCTTTCGGACGATCCGACGTACGTGACCATGTTCATCGACGAGGCCAACCTGCTGGCCAAGTTGGCGCACCCGAACATGGTGCAGGTCTACGAATCGGGAGAGCATGCGGGGCGGTATTTCCTCGCGATGGAGCTGCTCATCGGCGACTCGCTGCAGCGCGTGTGGGACGCGTTTCAGGACCACGGCATGCGCATTCCCTACGCCGTGTCCGCGTGGACGGCGGCGCGCGTGGCGGAGGGGCTGCACCACGCGCACGAGCTGCGCGACGAAGCCGGCAAGTTGGAGAACGTGGTGCACCGCGACGTGAACCCGAGCAACATCCAGGTGACCTTCGACGGGCGCATCAAGGTGCTCGACTTCGGGTTGGCGCGCTCCGAGTCGCGGGCCTCGAAGACCGCGGCGGGCGTGGTCAAGGGCAAGCTCGCGTACCTGTCGCCGGAGCAGATCGATGGGCACCCGCCCGATCGCCGCGCGGACATTTTCGCGTTGGCCACGACGCTCTGGGAAATCACGGTGGACCGGCGTCTTTTCAAGCGCGAGAACGATTTGGATACGGTGCGGGCCATCGCCAAGTGCGACGTGCCGGATCCGCGGACGTTGGTCGAGGGCTACCCGGAGGCGCTATGGAAGATCGTGGCGCGGGCGCTGGCGCGCGATCCGGCGAAGCGGCACGCGACGGCGGCCGAGTTCGCGGCGGAGCTCGATGCCGTGGTCCCGAAGCTCGGCGAGGAGCCGGTGACGAGCGCGACGATCTCCAAGCTGATGGGGCAGATGTGTTCCTGGGCGAAATGA
- a CDS encoding BolA family transcriptional regulator, whose translation MARMADRIREKLRDNLAPSVLDVIDESRMHSVPKDAETHFKVVVVSQAFDGLGRVQRHQAVYRILKDELAQGVHALSIISKSPAEWEAEAAVPASPPCLGGSKSESQGN comes from the coding sequence ATGGCTCGAATGGCGGACCGCATCCGGGAAAAGCTGCGCGACAACTTGGCGCCCAGCGTGCTCGATGTCATCGACGAGAGTCGCATGCACAGCGTCCCGAAGGACGCGGAGACGCACTTCAAGGTGGTGGTCGTCTCGCAGGCCTTCGACGGTCTGGGCCGCGTGCAGCGCCACCAGGCCGTGTACCGCATCTTGAAGGACGAGCTCGCGCAGGGCGTGCACGCGCTGTCCATCATTTCCAAGAGCCCCGCGGAATGGGAGGCGGAAGCCGCCGTGCCCGCGTCCCCGCCTTGCTTGGGTGGGTCGAAGAGCGAATCGCAGGGCAACTAG
- a CDS encoding thymidylate synthase: MKAYLELLRRALDQGDERGDRTGTGTLGVFGHQMRFRLQDGFPLLTTKKLHLKSIIHELLWFLSGETHVEPLQAQGVRIWNEWATAEACAKFGRQEGDLGPVYGHQWRNFGATKLADGSYAKDGVDQIRRVLDGIANNPTSRRLIVSGWNPKEADDVALPPCHTMFQFHVAGGALSCQLYQRSGDIFLGVPFNIASYALLTMMIAHVTGLRPGDFVHTLGDAHLYKNHLEQAREQLTRAPRPLPRMVLNPAVKDLFAFRYEDFQLEGYDPHPHIKAEVSV; the protein is encoded by the coding sequence ATGAAGGCGTATTTGGAGCTGCTGCGAAGGGCGCTGGATCAAGGCGACGAGCGCGGTGATCGGACGGGGACGGGGACGCTCGGCGTGTTCGGGCATCAAATGCGCTTTCGGCTGCAAGACGGCTTTCCGCTTTTGACCACGAAGAAGCTGCACCTCAAGTCGATCATCCACGAGCTTCTTTGGTTCCTCAGCGGCGAGACGCATGTCGAACCCTTGCAGGCGCAAGGTGTTCGCATCTGGAACGAATGGGCGACCGCGGAAGCGTGCGCCAAGTTCGGCCGCCAAGAAGGGGACCTGGGGCCGGTTTACGGGCATCAGTGGCGCAACTTCGGGGCGACCAAGCTTGCCGATGGTTCGTACGCCAAGGACGGCGTCGATCAGATCCGCCGCGTGCTCGACGGCATCGCGAACAACCCGACGAGTCGGCGTCTCATCGTGTCGGGGTGGAACCCGAAAGAGGCCGACGACGTGGCCCTTCCGCCGTGCCACACGATGTTCCAGTTCCACGTCGCGGGTGGCGCGCTCTCGTGCCAATTGTACCAGCGCAGCGGGGACATCTTTCTCGGCGTGCCGTTCAACATCGCCAGCTACGCGCTGCTCACCATGATGATCGCGCACGTCACGGGTTTGCGCCCTGGCGACTTCGTTCACACCTTGGGCGATGCGCATCTGTACAAGAACCACCTTGAGCAAGCGCGCGAGCAGCTCACACGCGCACCGCGGCCGCTGCCGCGCATGGTGCTCAATCCGGCGGTGAAGGATCTGTTCGCATTCCGATACGAGGATTTCCAGCTCGAAGGCTACGATCCGCATCCGCACATCAAGGCCGAGGTCTCGGTGTGA
- a CDS encoding dihydrofolate reductase, with product MEPLALIAAVARDGIIGKDGGLPWRISEDMRHFKRTTLGHAVIVGRKTYESFGKPLVDRRNIVVTRQRDLAIPGCEVVASLEEAIALARASDPEPMIIGGGEIYRLAMPRITRMVLTYIDRAADGDVRFPDYDANDFRELERRVGEAPDVTFVTLERIPR from the coding sequence ATGGAGCCTTTGGCATTGATCGCGGCCGTTGCGCGGGACGGCATCATTGGCAAAGACGGCGGGCTGCCCTGGCGCATTTCCGAGGACATGCGCCATTTCAAGCGCACGACCTTGGGCCATGCGGTGATCGTGGGGCGCAAGACGTACGAGAGCTTCGGCAAGCCGCTGGTGGATCGGCGCAACATCGTGGTGACGCGCCAGCGCGATCTCGCGATTCCGGGTTGCGAGGTCGTGGCGTCGCTCGAGGAAGCCATTGCGTTGGCGCGCGCGTCCGATCCCGAGCCGATGATCATCGGCGGTGGCGAGATTTATCGTCTGGCCATGCCGCGGATCACGCGCATGGTGCTTACCTACATCGATCGTGCCGCCGACGGCGACGTGCGCTTCCCCGATTACGATGCGAATGATTTTCGCGAGCTGGAGCGGCGCGTTGGAGAGGCGCCCGACGTCACTTTCGTGACCTTGGAACGGATCCCGCGCTAG